Proteins from a genomic interval of Paucidesulfovibrio gracilis DSM 16080:
- a CDS encoding IS5 family transposase (programmed frameshift) → MPKPAHRRHDISNKVWKKLEPHLPGRKGSWGGLARDNRQFINAVFWVMRTGAPWRDLPPDFGGWSNTHRRFIRWRDKGVWEKLLEILIDEPDYEWLMIDASHCKVHPHAAGARGGNQDMSRTKGGFNTKLHLAVDAHGMPLRIIATKGTAADCSQAIALIEGFSAQKLLADRGYDSDKIVTQSMLQGMEPVIPPRRHRKKPRHYDAEAYKIRHLVENAFLYLKQWRGVATRYAKNTASFLAAVHIRCIFLWASIS, encoded by the exons AGGTTTGGAAAAAACTTGAACCACATCTCCCTGGGCGCAAGGGGAGTTGGGGCGGACTTGCCCGCGACAACCGCCAGTTTATCAACGCCGTATTTTGGGTAATGCGGACGGGTGCACCTTGGCGAGACCTGCCTCCTGACTTTGGTGGGTGGAGCAATACTCATCGGAGATTCATTCGTTGGCGAGACAAAGGTGTCTGGGAGAAATTGTTAGAAATTCTGATAGATGAACCCGATTATGAATGGCTAATGATTGATGCAAGTCATTGCAAAGTTCACCCACATGCCGCAGGAGCGAGAGGTGGAAACCAAGATATGAGCCGCACAAAAGGGGGCT TCAACACAAAACTGCATTTGGCCGTGGATGCGCATGGTATGCCGCTCAGGATCATTGCTACAAAAGGTACAGCAGCAGATTGTTCTCAGGCAATCGCTTTGATTGAGGGATTCTCCGCGCAAAAGCTGCTTGCTGATCGCGGCTATGACTCCGATAAGATCGTCACACAGTCCATGCTACAGGGCATGGAGCCCGTGATACCTCCTCGAAGGCATCGTAAAAAGCCTCGGCATTACGATGCCGAGGCTTACAAAATAAGACATTTGGTTGAAAATGCTTTCCTTTATCTGAAGCAATGGCGCGGCGTTGCAACTCGCTACGCCAAGAATACAGCATCGTTTCTCGCCGCAGTTCATATCAGGTGCATCTTTTTGTGGGCTTCAATCTCGTGA